The DNA segment AAATAAAAGAAAATATAAAGTCCAACATGCAATTTCAGTTAATTTTCGTTTATTTGTTTTATTAATGCAAACACTAGGATTAGCAAAATTTAGTTTTGAAAGTAAAGAGAAATTATTATCAGATCAATCAACATTATTCATTGCCAATCATCCATCATTAATTGATTATGTTGTCATTACATCTGAATTAAGTAGTTGTGATAATATTGTTAAATCAGAGCTTTGGAATAATTTTTTTGTCAAACGAGTTATTCAGGCAGCAGGTTATATCGCGAATGAACAAAATGAAGATACTTTTAATAATTTGCGTTTGAGCTTGGCTTATGGCAATAACGTATTATTATTTCCTGAAGGTACTCGTAGTGTTGTCAATCAGCCAATTCAGTTAAAGCGAGGCGCCGCCCAAATTGCGATTCGCTTAGATGTGCCAATTCGTTTAATTTATATTACCTGTCAACCAAGAACACTAACAAAAGAGCTTAAGTGGTACCAAATTCCGGATAGATGTGTAAACTTTAAAGTAGTTGTTGGTGAAAAAATTAACCCACAAACATTTTTAAATGATGCTAATCAGCTGCCGTCATTAGCAGCACGGCGCTTAACAAGGTATTTAGAAGAAAAATTAACAGAAGGTAGTTTAAGCAATGAGTGAATTTGAAGATGAAATTAAACAGATGGTTATTGATGTATTAAACCTTGAAGATTTAACACCTGAGGATATTCAAGCAGATCAACCATTATTTGGTGATGATGATAATGGTTTGGGTCTTGATTCTATCGATGCTTTAGAATTAGGTGTTGCCATTAAAAAACGCTATAATATAACGATAGATTCAGATAATGAAGCAACGAAAAAGCACTTTGAAAATATACATAATTTAGCTGTGTTTATTTTAAATAATAAAGCGGAAGTAAAATAATGATTTATACTCAAGAGCAGATTTTTAACGAACTAAAAAAAATGTTTGAAAAGCTCTTTGAAATAGAGCCAGAAGATGTAACATTAGAATCACGTTTATATGAAGATTTAGACTTAGATTCAATTGATGCAGTAGATTTAATTGTTCAATTGCAAGAAGTAACAAAAAGAAAGTTTAACCCTGAAGAATTCAAATCAGTTAGAACGGTTGCAGATGTAGTTAGTGTAATTGAGCAGGTTTTATCAGAAGATGCTTAAGAATCAAAATAAATGAAACAATTAATCCGATTGATTATAGGCTTATTATTAATAGCTTATCCTTTTATTATTTATTTTGGCTTAAGCTTATTTACATTGCGTTATTTAATTATCATTCTTGGATTTATTTTTGTATTAAGATTATTTTTAATGAATTGGCTTAATCAAAAAGCACAATTTACATTATCTAGTATGATGATTATTCTTATGGTTGTTAGTGGCTTAATGCTATGTTTATTTGCTTTGATTTTTGATAGTCATTACTGGATTTTATTATATCCATTTTTTGTTAATGTTTTATTATTTTTGATTTTTTTGTATTCTTTTATTTTTCCACCGACGATGATTGAACGTTTTGCCTCTGTCATTGATAAACAGCCATTTCCAAAAGAAGCGATTACTTATATGCGCAAGGTAACTTTAGTATGGATGGTCTTTTTCATTATCAATGGTTTGATAGCGATAGTTACAGCACTATTTACCTCAATGAAAATTTGGACATTATATAATGGCCTGATAGCTTATATTTTAATTGGCTTAATTTTTATTGTTGAATATATGATTCGTTTAAACGTAAAACGAAAGTTAAGCTAAGTGAAATTTTAATGGCTCGAGATAAAACATGTAATTTAATGACGCTATTAAAAACAATGTATCTTAAGCAGCGTAATTTATTTATCGTCGATGATCAATTGATTCAAGCCAATGAGTTTTTAACAGCGGTTATGATAAGAAAAGAGCAATTACTTACTCAAAAGCAAGTGTATTGGGCGATTTGCTCTCAAGAGTCATTATATTTTGTCATTGATTTATTTAGTGTGTTATTGGCTAAGAAAATACCAGTACTATTACCGAATGCTCTAACTGGTACGCTGTCAGATTTAAGTGAGCATTATGATGGTATCTTAAGTGATAAGGATCATGAACAAAGTGCAGATAATCAACAATTAATTCTAAACGATAAAAAACTGAATATCGATCAGTTAACATTAGATGCTAAACAGACGATGATTTTATTTACCTCAGGTTCAAGTGGTAAGCCTAAAAAAATTATACGTACATTGGCTAATATGAATGAAGAGTTAAATGCGATTGAAAAAGCATTCGGTTGTCTTGTTATTGATTGTGTTTTTTATAGCAGTGTTTTACCACAACATTTGTATGGATTAACATTTTATATTCTATGGCCTTTGATAACAGGTCGCTTAATTGCAACAAAGCGAATTAATTATCCAGAGCAGCTAGATCCTTACCTTGATAAAAAAACTGTTTTTATCTCATCACCTGGCTTATTATCTAGGATGACGGCATCAGTTAATCTATTAGAGAAGTTAGTTATATTATCTTCAGGGGGGGCTTTAGCTTATCCAGATGCCCAAATGATTAAAAAATTAATGGGTATTGATGTTATTGAGATTTTTGGCAGTAGTGAAACAGGGGCAATTGCTTATCGATGCCAATTAAAAAATCCTCTATGGCAAGTATTTAAAGATGTTAAAATTAGTCAAGATCAACAAGGTGCTTTACTTGTTGAGTCGCCATTTTTTATGCAGTATAAAAATGATGCCTTTGTTATGAATGATCAGGTTAAACTAGTTGATCAGAATTATTTTCAACTATTAGGTAGGTTAGATAGAATTGTTAAAGTTGAAAGTAAACGTCTGTCTTTAGATGCAATGGAGCAAAAGCTTAAGTTATCTGAGTTAGTGGCAGATTGTTATTGTTTGATTTTAGAGTCATATAGACAATTTACTGCTGTTGTAATTGTCTTATCTAACGTAGGTAAATTAAAATTAGAAGCGAATGGCAAACGTGCTATTAATGATCAGCTAAAACAATATTTGAGTAATTATTTTGATGCAGTTTTAATTCCAAAAAAATTTCGTTATGTTAAAAAGATACCAATTAACAGTCAAAGTAAGATATTGCTAAATGAAATTAAGCAGTTATTTGATTGATGAAAAAAGGCATTTATATGGATGATAAAAACAAAGCACTTGATATGAAAGTGCTAAAAAAGTTTGAGCTTATAGTTTGTCAAACTCAAAAATCGGACTATGTATTAATAGATTTTTATATACCTGAGAACCTGGTATATTTTAAAGGACATTTTGACAGTTGCCCAATTTTACCTGGTGTTGCGCAACTAGATTTAGCAATCCATTATGCATGTGAGTATTTTGGTTTGCAACGAGCAGATATATCAGCAGTTGATGCGATGAAATTTATGAAAGTGATTAAACCTAAAACGCATATCACACTTGAATTAATGATTAAAAATGAGATGCTCATCTTTAAATATTTAAAAGATAATGTGGCTTATTCATCAGGCAAAATCCGGCTTCAGAGGGATTTATGAGCTATAAGCTTTGCATAGTGGTTCCAAATTATAATCACAGTAATCGTTTGATGAGTTTATTTGATGCATTAAGCCAATATAATTTGCCTTGCATTTTAGTTGATGATGGTAGTAATTTCATAACTAAAAAAATCATTCAGCAAGTATTACAAAGGCATCATTTTATTGAGCTAGTTACCTTGGCTGATAATTCTGGTAAGGGTGTTGCTGTGTGTGTAGGATTTAAACGTGCATTTGAACGAGGGTTTTCTCATGCATTGCAAATTGATGCTGATTATCAGCATAATGTAGAGGATATTAGATCCTTTATAAATTTAAGTAACCAACATCCAAATACTTTAATCTCAGGTTATCCTATTTATGATCAAAGTGCGCCTAAAAGTAGAGTCTATGGTAGAAAAATAACGAACTTTTGGGTAGCAATAGAGACATTAAGTTTAGATATTGTTGAAAGTATGTGTGGCTTTCGTATCTACCCATTAAAAGAGACGATGGTCTTATTATCAAATATTACATTACCTCAAAGAATGGCATTTGATATTGCGGTTATTGTAAGACTTTATTGGCAAGATGTGCCAGTTAAATTTATCCCAACAAAGGTGATTTACCCTACAGATGGTAGTTCACATTTTAAAGTTTTAAAAGATAATATCAAAATTTCATTAACGCATAGCCGGTTATTTTTTGCTATGCTCATACGATTACCGAAATTATTATTAAGGAAGTTCAAGTAGTGACTCCTCATTGGTCGCAGATTAAGGAAAAAGGCAGTTTTTTTGGGTTGAAAATACTGCTTTTTTCTTATCGTTTGTTAGGGTTTTATCTAACTTATACTTTAATGCTACCTGTCATGGTTTACTATTATGCATTGGCAAAAAATGCAAGAGATGCTTCTGGCAAATATTTAGCCTATTTAACAGCAAATAATCAACGTAGACTCAGCTGCTTTAAACATTTTTTAAGTTTTGGAGGGCATTTAATTGATAAATTTGCTGTCTGGTCAGGTAAAATCAAAGTTGATCAAGTGGATTTTGCAAATGCAAATGTCTTTTTAGAGCAGCTAAAAGCTAAAAAAGGTGGCATCATATTAACGGCACACTTAGGTAATATTGAAATTGCAAGAGCATTAAGTGGTATTGCATCCGGTGCTAAAATTAATGCATTGGTATTTAGCCAACATGCGTTGAAATTTAACCAAGTGCTACAGTCAATTAATACAGCTTTTGATCTTAATTTAATTCACTTACAATCAACAGATATTAAATTAGCAATTGAGTTAAAAGAAAAAATAGATCAAGGCGAATTTATTGTCATTGCTGCAGATCGAACCTCCATTAGTGATGCAACTCGTTCAGTTGAGGCTTGTTTTTTAGATCATAAAGCTTACTTTCCAGAAGGTGCGTTTATTTTGGC comes from the bacterium SCSIO 12844 genome and includes:
- a CDS encoding acyl carrier protein, translating into MSEFEDEIKQMVIDVLNLEDLTPEDIQADQPLFGDDDNGLGLDSIDALELGVAIKKRYNITIDSDNEATKKHFENIHNLAVFILNNKAEVK
- a CDS encoding 1-acyl-sn-glycerol-3-phosphate acyltransferase; the protein is MKYINYIWRLFATAFAFGVFGIGALVLAYLTIPLIIICSPKNKRKYKVQHAISVNFRLFVLLMQTLGLAKFSFESKEKLLSDQSTLFIANHPSLIDYVVITSELSSCDNIVKSELWNNFFVKRVIQAAGYIANEQNEDTFNNLRLSLAYGNNVLLFPEGTRSVVNQPIQLKRGAAQIAIRLDVPIRLIYITCQPRTLTKELKWYQIPDRCVNFKVVVGEKINPQTFLNDANQLPSLAARRLTRYLEEKLTEGSLSNE
- a CDS encoding acyl-CoA synthetase, whose protein sequence is MARDKTCNLMTLLKTMYLKQRNLFIVDDQLIQANEFLTAVMIRKEQLLTQKQVYWAICSQESLYFVIDLFSVLLAKKIPVLLPNALTGTLSDLSEHYDGILSDKDHEQSADNQQLILNDKKLNIDQLTLDAKQTMILFTSGSSGKPKKIIRTLANMNEELNAIEKAFGCLVIDCVFYSSVLPQHLYGLTFYILWPLITGRLIATKRINYPEQLDPYLDKKTVFISSPGLLSRMTASVNLLEKLVILSSGGALAYPDAQMIKKLMGIDVIEIFGSSETGAIAYRCQLKNPLWQVFKDVKISQDQQGALLVESPFFMQYKNDAFVMNDQVKLVDQNYFQLLGRLDRIVKVESKRLSLDAMEQKLKLSELVADCYCLILESYRQFTAVVIVLSNVGKLKLEANGKRAINDQLKQYLSNYFDAVLIPKKFRYVKKIPINSQSKILLNEIKQLFD
- a CDS encoding acyltransferase, which encodes MKILLFSYRLLGFYLTYTLMLPVMVYYYALAKNARDASGKYLAYLTANNQRRLSCFKHFLSFGGHLIDKFAVWSGKIKVDQVDFANANVFLEQLKAKKGGIILTAHLGNIEIARALSGIASGAKINALVFSQHALKFNQVLQSINTAFDLNLIHLQSTDIKLAIELKEKIDQGEFIVIAADRTSISDATRSVEACFLDHKAYFPEGAFILAHLLKAPTYMMLCLKKPNRNFEIIYEKFAETVDLSRKNRADNLKIYAQKYSDFLMKYCDKYPYQWFNFYDFWAKPKRK
- a CDS encoding glycosyltransferase family 2 protein — encoded protein: MSYKLCIVVPNYNHSNRLMSLFDALSQYNLPCILVDDGSNFITKKIIQQVLQRHHFIELVTLADNSGKGVAVCVGFKRAFERGFSHALQIDADYQHNVEDIRSFINLSNQHPNTLISGYPIYDQSAPKSRVYGRKITNFWVAIETLSLDIVESMCGFRIYPLKETMVLLSNITLPQRMAFDIAVIVRLYWQDVPVKFIPTKVIYPTDGSSHFKVLKDNIKISLTHSRLFFAMLIRLPKLLLRKFK
- a CDS encoding acyl carrier protein, whose product is MIYTQEQIFNELKKMFEKLFEIEPEDVTLESRLYEDLDLDSIDAVDLIVQLQEVTKRKFNPEEFKSVRTVADVVSVIEQVLSEDA